One genomic region from Deinococcus ruber encodes:
- a CDS encoding GNAT family N-acetyltransferase: MPLQHMELSEADILQILHPDLRTPETEARRTQLLERAMQSAADDQRPESPTSQEALRAQADIQRLHGPLVDDTLQGVMRVRAGQLRAQMDILARLGLGDLDVPTLHVEVLAIRVEAQRQGYGERLLNSAIRLGMRLRQDIGLKTVSLEATRESQAFYQRLGLERAASPWPDGSWPMWVPLS; the protein is encoded by the coding sequence ATGCCACTCCAACACATGGAACTTTCCGAAGCGGACATCCTCCAGATCTTGCATCCGGATCTCCGCACGCCGGAGACGGAAGCGCGACGCACGCAACTGCTCGAACGGGCGATGCAGTCAGCGGCAGATGATCAACGGCCCGAATCGCCGACCTCCCAGGAAGCGCTGCGGGCACAAGCCGACATTCAACGCCTGCATGGTCCGTTGGTCGACGACACCTTGCAGGGCGTGATGCGTGTGCGGGCAGGCCAGTTGCGGGCGCAGATGGACATTCTGGCCCGCCTGGGTCTGGGTGACCTCGATGTGCCGACGCTGCATGTGGAGGTGCTGGCGATTCGCGTGGAGGCGCAACGGCAGGGGTACGGTGAGCGACTGCTGAACTCGGCGATTCGTCTGGGGATGCGGCTGCGCCAGGACATTGGCCTGAAGACCGTCTCGTTGGAGGCAACCCGTGAAAGCCAGGCGTTCTATCAGCGGCTCGGTCTGGAGCGTGCGGCGTCGCCGTGGCCGGATGGCAGCTGGCCGATGTGGGTGCCCCTGAGCTGA
- a CDS encoding DUF4326 domain-containing protein: MMLFALDAVIVSNLRLPVPEGYTPVYVGRRMPRMEGNVFGNPLQVVGTAWTRESDQWTRFLMAHEQPAIRHLARCALKNRGYPQGEAATLYLKVLRAQCRSDTPQRRRLEELAERVVQGERYALQCWCPAGLPCHASVVREALMGYATRRFHEPERVQAGPCAAQLA; this comes from the coding sequence ATGATGCTCTTCGCGCTGGACGCTGTCATCGTGTCGAATCTTCGCCTGCCTGTTCCGGAAGGCTACACACCCGTGTACGTCGGACGGCGCATGCCGCGGATGGAGGGGAATGTGTTTGGCAATCCCCTGCAGGTAGTCGGCACGGCCTGGACGCGCGAGTCCGACCAGTGGACCCGGTTCCTAATGGCACACGAGCAGCCGGCCATTCGGCACCTGGCGCGGTGTGCGCTGAAGAATCGGGGCTATCCGCAGGGGGAAGCCGCCACGCTGTACCTGAAAGTGCTACGAGCGCAATGTCGCTCGGACACGCCGCAACGTCGCCGCCTGGAGGAACTGGCAGAGCGGGTGGTGCAGGGCGAGCGATACGCGCTCCAGTGCTGGTGCCCAGCGGGCCTGCCCTGCCATGCCTCGGTGGTCCGCGAGGCACTGATGGGCTACGCGACGCGGCGGTTTCACGAGCCGGAACGCGTTCAGGCGGGGCCGTGTGCTGCCCAGCTTGCCTGA